In the Flavobacteriales bacterium genome, CCGGCTAAGTATTGATCAATCCGGATGATCTCTGTTAACTTCTTCTCTCGTTGGAAAAGGTGAACCTTTATCTCCTGCTTTTCTGGACCAGTACATATACTTTCCTGTGCCCTTGCATGCATATGGAGCCACGGTATCACCAGGATTGATCTCATACCAGGAGAAGCAACGCCAGGTCTTATTGTCTTCCTGAACGCAGCATTGCACATCAATCGGGGCATCACATTTATTTCGAAGAAACACTTTATAGGTATCCTGATATGAATGACACTGGCTACAATCTTCATCGCCCCATTTCACATCATATTGTTCAACACACGCTGTCCAATCCTGATCTACAGTTCTTGAAATATCCGGTTCAGCTTCACCAAACCGGGATATCCAGCAGGCAATAGCGGCAAAAGGTAAAATGTAGATTGCATTCATAATCGGTCGCTATTTACAATGGTTATTTTTTAAAATAATCTTGGCTTCCTTGTTGCCCAATTTTTTTGATTTGTTCCAATCTTCACAGGCGCCATCTGTATCACCATTCTTCTTTTTGGCAAACCCTCTGTTGTTATATGCCTCGTGATCTTCCGGATCCATTTCAAGTACCTTGTCATAGTCATTAATAGCTCCCTTATAATCTTTCAGTTTCATTTTTGCAGCTGCACGATTCAGAATAGCCCATTTATGATTAGGATCAGTCTTCAGCAACTTGTCAAAATCACTTACAGCTTCCTCATACCTTCCCATCAGTAACTGGGCATGGGCCCGTTGTTTCAGGGCATTAAAAAATTGACTGTCTACTTCCAGAGCCTGATTATAAAAATTGATCGATTCCTCATAGGAACCCTTGTCAAACAGTTTATTTCCTTCTTTGAGCAGGTCATTGGCATCCTGTGCCAGGACGGATATAGACATAACCAGGACAAAGCAGGAAACCAAACACCCAGTCGTGAATGCCATTCGACGGATGTACCTCCTGCTACTCAAACGGTTTTGTTCTTTCATATTTGTCATCTTTTACAAGGATAATCATATGTTTAAATGCATCCATAAGGACCTGTGCTTCTTCAGGAGAAAACCCGAATGCAAAATTGACCCTGGAATAAAATCTTCTTTCCTTATCCTTATACAACCTCCGTGTGACACACTCATCCTCCCCTTCCATGCAGTGTATGTTAATGGATTGTTCATCCGGATTATAACTGATCTGTGCCGTATCCATATCAGCCGTGAAAAGAATATCCTCACGGTAATCCACCCCATCCCGAAAATAAGTGATCACCAGTTTTCCGCCGTTCTTCATATCCAGACG is a window encoding:
- a CDS encoding tetratricopeptide repeat protein; translation: MSISVLAQDANDLLKEGNKLFDKGSYEESINFYNQALEVDSQFFNALKQRAHAQLLMGRYEEAVSDFDKLLKTDPNHKWAILNRAAAKMKLKDYKGAINDYDKVLEMDPEDHEAYNNRGFAKKKNGDTDGACEDWNKSKKLGNKEAKIILKNNHCK